A region from the Molothrus aeneus isolate 106 chromosome 17, BPBGC_Maene_1.0, whole genome shotgun sequence genome encodes:
- the FAM110A gene encoding protein FAM110A — translation MPVEALQAGDTMKGVTVTAPFTSAMPVRILRKGPAYFRRHAEPGAGKPSAVERLEADKAKYVKSQKVVSTKQEPVKPLLLKQPLFTPGVRRAVLTPSRRAPPGPRRADAASPKTSLDLEILNNLINLCDSPFPKAESPLGRECRWRAEAPAVEGALKPPESPATPKPPGNVAVRRVDVRPCGAPRSPVTPLPASPIPGGLPVTPSRSSPARPESARRQPLLHRSKSDLSDRLSRATADLERFFNYCGLDPEEMQDMGAERFARASSDIVSLKFHSVSTASSEGGRSPPSAATPEGRPAERVPYGISIIERNARVIKWLYGLRQAREPQQVSDV, via the coding sequence ATGCCCGTCGAGGCGCTGCAAGCCGGTGACACCATGAAGGGGGTGACGGTGACGGCGCCTTTCACCTCGGCCATGCCCGTCCGTATCCTCCGCAAAGGGCCCGCGTATTTCCGCCGGCACGCCGAGCCGGGGGCCGGGAAACCCAGCGCGGTGGAGAGGCTGGAGGCCGACAAGGCCAAGTACGTGAAGAGCCAGAAGGTCGTCAGCACCAAGCAGGAGCCGGTGAAGCCACTGCTGCTCAAGCAGCCTCTCTTCACCCCCGGGGTGCGCCGGGCTGTGCTCACCCCCAGCCGCAGGGCACCCCCGGGGCCACGCCGCGCCGATGCTGCCAGCCCGAAGACCTCCCTTGACCTGGAGATCCTCAACAACCTCATCAACCTCTGTGACAGCCCCTTCCCTAAGGCGGAGAGCCCGCTGGGCAGGGAGTGCAGGTGGCGGGCGGAAGCGCCAGCGGTGGAGGGGGCTCTCAAGCCACCGGAGAGCCCGGCCACCCCCAAGCCCCCCGGCAATGTGGCCGTGCGGAGGGTGGACGTCCGTCCCTGTGGCGCTCCGCGGAGCCCAGTGACACCGCTGCCTGCATCCCCCATCCCAGGTGGGCTGCCTGTGACCCCGTCCCGGAGCTCACCCGCCCGCCCGGAGAGCGCCCGCCGGCAGCCGCTGCTGCACCGCTCCAAGTCGGACCTGAGCGATCGGCTCTCGCGGGCCACCGCCGACCTGGAGCGCTTCTTCAACTACTGCGGCCTTGACCCCGAGGAGATGCAGGACATGGGGGCCGAGCGCTTCGCCCGCGCCAGCTCTGACATCGTGTCCCTCAAGTTCCACAGCGTGAGCACGGCCAGCTCGGAGGGCGGCCGCTCGCCGCCCAGCGCCGCCACGCCGGAGGGGCGGCCGGCCGAGCGTGTGCCCTACGGCATCTCCATCATCGAGCGCAACGCCCGCGTCATCAAGTGGCTCTACGGGCTGCGCCAGGccagggagccccagcaggTCTCCGATGTGTAG